The Pyrus communis chromosome 9, drPyrComm1.1, whole genome shotgun sequence genome has a segment encoding these proteins:
- the LOC137745262 gene encoding phosphoinositide phosphatase SAC8-like, with protein MRFLSYNEGMKNSTAPEKKDEAYFMALLKTVQSTSGLYFSYKTDITLDFQRRCKLVEGWMAKPIWKQKSFVFSG; from the exons ATGAGGTTTCTGTCCTACAACGAGGGTATGAAGAATTCAACTGCTCCGGAG AAAAAGGATGAGGCGTACTTCATGGCTCTGTTGAAAACAGTCCAATCAACTTCGGGGCTGTACTTCTCGTACAAGACTGATATAACACTAGA CTTTCAAAGAAGATGTAAGTTAGTGGAAGGATGGATGGCCAAACCAATATGGAAGCAG AAATCATTTGTGTTTTCAGGCTGA
- the LOC137744642 gene encoding uncharacterized protein: MFAKRLLQKAINNSQHNLPYGSLTAEDLDLRVAVHYGIPSTASILAFDPIQRLLAIGTLDGRIKVIGGDGIEGLFISRSNCLTNTLRFLCAPFIPLV, encoded by the exons ATGTTCGCCAAGCGGCTTTTGCAGAAAGCCATAAACAACTCTCAG CATAATTTGCCATACGGGAGTTTGACGGCGGAAGACTTGGACCTGCGAGTTGCAGTTCACTATGGCATCCCATCCACGGCCTCCATTCTTGCTTTCGACCCGATTCAGCGCCTTTTGGCCATTGGAACATT GGATGGGAGGATTAAAGTGATCGGTGGTGATGGTATTGAAGGACTCTTTATATCCCGAAGCAACTGCCTTACAAATACATTGAGGTTTCTGTGTGCACCATTCATTCCCCTTGTTTAG